A region of Paenibacillus sp. 37 DNA encodes the following proteins:
- the sucC gene encoding ADP-forming succinate--CoA ligase subunit beta, whose translation MNIHEYQGKEVLKQYGVTVPNGKVAYTVDEAVAAAEALGSPVTVVKAQIHAGGRGKAGGVKVAKSTDEVRAYASEILGKVLVTHQTGPEGKEVKRLLIEEGCDIRKEYYVGVVVDRATGRVVMMASEEGGTEIEEVAEATPEKIFKEIIDPAIGLQVFQARKLAYSIKIPNELVNKAVKFMLALYTAFVEKDCSIAEINPLVVTGDGNVIALDAKLNFDSNALFRHKDILELRDLDEEDEKEIEASKYDLSYIALDGNIGCMVNGAGLAMATMDIIKYYGGDPANFLDVGGGATTEKVTEAFKIILSDAKVAGIFVNIFGGIMRCDVIANGVVEAAKQLGLTKPLVVRLEGTNVELGKRILGESGLNIVPADSMADGAQKIVALVK comes from the coding sequence ATGAATATCCATGAATATCAAGGAAAAGAAGTACTGAAACAGTATGGAGTTACCGTTCCAAACGGAAAGGTTGCTTATACAGTCGATGAAGCGGTTGCGGCCGCAGAGGCATTGGGCAGTCCGGTGACTGTTGTTAAAGCACAAATTCACGCAGGTGGCCGGGGTAAAGCCGGCGGCGTAAAAGTGGCAAAGAGTACGGATGAAGTTCGTGCCTATGCTTCCGAAATTCTGGGCAAAGTATTGGTAACACACCAGACTGGACCAGAAGGCAAAGAAGTGAAACGTCTTCTGATTGAAGAAGGATGCGATATCCGCAAAGAGTATTATGTGGGTGTTGTTGTGGACCGTGCCACAGGCCGTGTAGTTATGATGGCTTCCGAAGAAGGCGGTACTGAGATTGAAGAAGTAGCTGAAGCTACACCTGAGAAAATTTTCAAAGAAATCATTGACCCTGCCATTGGATTGCAAGTGTTCCAGGCCCGTAAACTGGCTTACAGCATTAAGATTCCGAATGAACTGGTGAACAAAGCTGTTAAGTTCATGCTCGCGCTGTACACTGCATTTGTCGAAAAAGATTGCTCTATTGCCGAGATCAATCCTCTCGTTGTTACCGGAGATGGAAACGTTATCGCGCTAGATGCAAAATTGAACTTTGACTCCAACGCCCTGTTCCGTCATAAAGACATTTTGGAACTGCGTGACCTGGATGAAGAGGATGAAAAAGAAATCGAAGCTTCCAAATACGACCTCAGCTACATAGCACTTGATGGCAACATCGGCTGTATGGTCAATGGTGCGGGACTTGCGATGGCAACGATGGACATTATCAAATACTACGGTGGAGACCCGGCCAACTTCCTTGACGTTGGGGGCGGTGCGACAACGGAGAAGGTGACTGAAGCATTTAAGATCATCTTGTCCGATGCCAAAGTAGCTGGGATCTTCGTTAACATCTTCGGTGGCATCATGCGCTGTGATGTTATCGCCAATGGTGTTGTTGAAGCCGCGAAGCAGCTTGGCCTGACCAAACCGCTGGTTGTTCGTCTTGAAGGAACTAACGTGGAGCTTGGCAAACGTATTCTGGGTGAATCTGGCCTGAATATCGTTCCTGCTGATTCCATGGCCGATGGTGCACAGAAAATTGTTGCCCTCGTAAAATAA
- the sucD gene encoding succinate--CoA ligase subunit alpha, translating to MSILIDKNTKVITQGITGSTGMFHTKGALDYGTQMVGGVTPGKGGTNVDITLEDGTVASLPVFNTVQEAKEATGATASVIYVPPAFAADSIMEAVDAELDLVICITEGIPVLDMIKVDRFMEGKNTVLIGPNCPGVITPGECKIGIMPGYIHMAGHVGVVSRSGTLTYEAVHQLTTRGIGQSSAVGIGGDPVKGSEFIDILKRFNEDPQTHAVIMIGEIGGTAEEDAADWVRENMTKPVVGFIGGVTAPPGKRMGHAGAIISGGKGTAKEKIAKLESCGIKVAPTPAEMGSTLVSVLEERGILNLCTTH from the coding sequence GTGAGTATTTTGATCGATAAAAATACAAAAGTCATTACGCAAGGCATTACGGGTTCAACGGGAATGTTCCACACGAAGGGCGCATTGGACTACGGAACCCAGATGGTAGGCGGAGTTACACCGGGTAAAGGCGGAACTAATGTGGATATCACGTTGGAAGACGGCACAGTAGCTAGTCTGCCGGTGTTCAACACTGTGCAGGAAGCGAAGGAAGCTACAGGCGCAACAGCGAGCGTCATTTACGTTCCTCCTGCATTTGCAGCAGATTCCATTATGGAAGCTGTTGATGCTGAGCTGGACCTCGTAATCTGTATTACAGAAGGTATTCCGGTTCTTGACATGATCAAGGTTGACCGCTTCATGGAAGGTAAAAATACCGTCCTGATCGGACCAAACTGTCCAGGTGTCATTACACCAGGCGAATGTAAAATCGGTATCATGCCTGGTTATATCCATATGGCAGGGCACGTAGGCGTTGTTTCCCGTAGTGGAACACTTACCTATGAAGCCGTTCATCAACTGACGACACGTGGCATTGGACAATCTTCTGCTGTAGGAATCGGGGGAGACCCTGTAAAAGGCTCCGAGTTCATTGATATCCTCAAACGGTTCAATGAAGATCCACAGACTCATGCGGTCATCATGATTGGTGAGATTGGTGGTACAGCTGAAGAGGATGCTGCAGATTGGGTACGTGAAAATATGACCAAACCGGTTGTTGGCTTTATCGGTGGCGTAACAGCGCCTCCAGGCAAACGGATGGGCCATGCTGGCGCTATTATCTCTGGTGGTAAAGGTACAGCCAAAGAGAAAATTGCGAAGCTGGAATCATGTGGAATCAAAGTAGCACCAACTCCTGCTGAGATGGGTTCGACTTTGGTGAGTGTACTTGAGGAACGCGGTATTTTGAATTTGTGCACGACACATTAA
- the dprA gene encoding DNA-processing protein DprA, whose amino-acid sequence MEERWILFGLHEMEGIGKKTISKLILGQHELTELLNYGESDWVAAGLRKDQAARLASQFTIDWIESKREHVYNQGIEVITYLDQNYPILMKETVQPPWVMYARGDVSLLHDSSIAMVGTRMPTVYGRKVGEKLAEQLCNAGLTIVSGLARGIDSVCHEAVLRAKGKTIAVFGTGIDNIYPSENTSLAERIAETGLLLSEYPPGTRARQGLFPERNRIIAGLTLGTLVVEADIRSGSLITADAALEAGRDVFAVPGPITSPKSRGAHNLIRQGAKLVTCAADVLEEYRLGLPNEEQLPYNRGRSTETTEPSGRGIFAEVKLSPDEQRVIYLLEQGEQSLDQMVELLGWDFGHLHSVLLSLIIKKQISQLPGTKYARV is encoded by the coding sequence ATGGAAGAACGATGGATCTTGTTTGGGTTGCATGAGATGGAGGGTATTGGCAAGAAAACAATCTCGAAACTGATTTTGGGACAACATGAATTAACCGAACTATTGAATTATGGGGAAAGCGACTGGGTCGCAGCAGGCTTGCGCAAAGATCAGGCTGCCCGTTTGGCTAGCCAATTTACTATCGACTGGATTGAGAGTAAAAGAGAACACGTTTACAATCAGGGGATAGAGGTTATTACTTATCTGGATCAGAATTATCCCATTTTAATGAAGGAAACCGTTCAGCCTCCCTGGGTAATGTATGCTCGAGGGGATGTTAGTTTGCTACACGATTCGTCTATTGCCATGGTGGGAACTCGTATGCCAACCGTGTATGGACGCAAAGTTGGGGAAAAGCTTGCAGAGCAATTATGCAATGCAGGACTGACGATTGTAAGCGGGCTTGCTCGCGGTATTGATAGCGTATGTCATGAGGCAGTACTACGTGCAAAGGGAAAAACGATCGCAGTATTCGGAACAGGGATTGATAATATATACCCTTCCGAAAATACAAGTCTCGCTGAGCGAATCGCAGAGACGGGGCTGCTTTTGTCGGAGTATCCACCAGGTACGAGAGCGCGCCAGGGATTATTTCCGGAACGGAATCGAATCATTGCCGGTCTGACACTGGGAACATTGGTTGTTGAGGCTGACATTCGCAGTGGTTCACTCATTACAGCAGATGCTGCGCTTGAAGCAGGCAGGGATGTATTTGCAGTCCCTGGACCTATTACATCGCCGAAAAGTCGGGGAGCACACAATCTTATCCGTCAAGGGGCCAAATTGGTCACTTGTGCAGCAGATGTATTGGAAGAGTATCGATTGGGCTTGCCAAATGAAGAACAACTTCCTTACAATAGAGGACGTTCGACCGAAACAACCGAGCCTTCCGGGCGAGGGATATTCGCTGAGGTTAAGCTCTCTCCAGATGAACAACGCGTGATTTATCTGTTGGAACAGGGAGAACAATCATTGGATCAAATGGTTGAGCTGCTTGGTTGGGATTTTGGACATTTGCATTCAGTTCTGTTATCTTTAATCATAAAAAAGCAGATTAGCCAATTACCAGGCACTAAATACGCGAGGGTATGA
- the topA gene encoding type I DNA topoisomerase gives MADALVIVESPSKAKTIGKYLGSKFIVKASMGHIRDLPKSQIGVEVENDFNPKYITIRGKGSILKELKDARKKVKKVYLAADPDREGEAIAWHLAHALELDDTADCRVVFNEITKQAVKDAFKTPRKINMDLVNAQQARRILDRLVGYKISPLLWKKVKKGLSAGRVQSVAVKIILDRENEIDDFEPEEYWSITAKLTADGNPFEAKFHKLNGAKTELGSEAEVQEILKQIEGADFTIKEVKEKERSRNPSAPFTTSSLQQEAARKLNFRASKTMSVAQQLYEGVDLGKEGTVGLITYMRTDSTRIATSAQEEAKEYIVGKYGEPFAPETPRNYSKKAANAQDAHEAIRPTSILRDPDSIKSFMSRDQFRLYKLVWERFVASQMSSAILDTLSVDIAAGDTIFRAAGSKVRFQGFMKVYVEGNDDGTTDEDRLLPPLKSGDVLEKQEIEPKQHFTQPPPRYTEARLVKTLEELGIGRPSTYAPTLETIQKRGYVAIEEKKFMPTELGELVIEQMEEFFPEILNVEFTANMEGDLDHVEEGSEDWVKVLAEFYESFEKRLEFAEEEMKEIEIEDEVSDEICEKCGKPLVYKLGRFGKFLACSGFPDCRNTKPIIKDIGVTCPKCKEGHVVERRSKKGRIFYGCDKYPECDFVSWDRPSAKPCPSCGSLMIEKRNKKGARLQCTSCDHQEPVDEPDDESAD, from the coding sequence ATGGCGGATGCACTCGTAATCGTGGAGTCGCCCTCAAAGGCGAAGACGATAGGCAAATATTTAGGCAGCAAGTTCATCGTAAAAGCTTCGATGGGGCATATTCGCGATTTGCCAAAGAGTCAGATCGGCGTTGAGGTGGAGAATGATTTTAATCCGAAATATATTACGATCCGCGGCAAAGGTTCAATTCTGAAAGAACTGAAGGATGCACGTAAGAAAGTGAAAAAAGTGTATCTCGCAGCTGACCCGGATCGCGAAGGTGAGGCTATCGCATGGCATTTAGCCCATGCCCTTGAACTGGACGATACGGCAGATTGCCGGGTAGTATTTAATGAAATTACAAAACAGGCGGTCAAAGATGCGTTCAAAACGCCGCGGAAAATCAATATGGATTTGGTTAACGCGCAGCAGGCAAGACGTATTCTGGATCGGCTCGTTGGATATAAAATTAGTCCGTTATTATGGAAGAAAGTGAAAAAAGGTTTGTCAGCAGGCCGAGTTCAGTCCGTGGCTGTTAAAATCATTTTAGATCGTGAAAATGAAATTGATGATTTTGAGCCGGAAGAATACTGGAGCATTACCGCCAAACTGACAGCAGACGGCAATCCGTTTGAAGCCAAGTTTCATAAACTGAACGGGGCCAAAACAGAGCTGGGCAGTGAAGCGGAAGTGCAAGAGATCCTGAAACAGATCGAAGGTGCAGACTTTACGATCAAGGAAGTTAAAGAGAAAGAACGGAGCCGTAACCCCTCCGCCCCGTTTACGACAAGTTCTCTGCAACAGGAAGCGGCACGTAAATTGAATTTCAGAGCTTCCAAGACGATGTCGGTCGCCCAACAACTATATGAAGGTGTAGACCTTGGAAAAGAAGGCACAGTAGGTCTCATCACGTATATGCGTACGGACTCCACACGAATTGCGACATCTGCACAAGAAGAAGCCAAAGAATATATCGTTGGTAAGTATGGTGAGCCATTTGCACCTGAGACTCCACGAAACTATTCCAAAAAAGCAGCTAATGCTCAGGATGCGCATGAAGCGATTCGTCCAACTTCAATTCTGCGTGACCCTGACTCAATCAAGTCATTCATGAGTCGCGATCAGTTCCGGTTGTATAAACTGGTATGGGAACGTTTTGTAGCGAGCCAGATGTCTTCGGCTATTCTGGATACACTCTCTGTAGATATTGCTGCGGGGGACACCATTTTCCGTGCAGCAGGTTCGAAGGTACGATTCCAAGGTTTCATGAAGGTATATGTTGAAGGAAACGACGATGGTACAACCGATGAAGATCGTCTGCTGCCTCCGTTGAAAAGTGGAGATGTGCTTGAGAAGCAGGAGATTGAGCCAAAACAGCATTTTACACAACCACCACCCCGATATACGGAGGCAAGGTTGGTTAAGACGCTTGAGGAATTGGGTATAGGGCGTCCGAGTACATATGCGCCAACACTGGAGACCATTCAGAAGCGCGGATATGTTGCAATTGAGGAAAAGAAATTCATGCCAACGGAGCTTGGTGAACTGGTCATCGAACAGATGGAAGAGTTTTTCCCGGAAATCCTGAATGTAGAATTTACCGCAAACATGGAAGGTGATCTTGACCATGTGGAGGAAGGTTCGGAGGATTGGGTCAAAGTACTCGCAGAATTCTATGAATCTTTTGAGAAACGGCTTGAATTTGCGGAAGAAGAAATGAAAGAAATCGAGATTGAAGACGAAGTATCGGATGAGATCTGTGAGAAGTGCGGCAAACCGCTGGTTTATAAACTCGGACGTTTTGGCAAGTTTCTTGCGTGCTCTGGCTTCCCTGATTGCCGGAATACCAAACCGATTATCAAGGATATCGGCGTGACTTGTCCGAAGTGTAAGGAAGGTCATGTTGTAGAGCGTCGTAGTAAAAAAGGACGTATTTTCTACGGTTGTGACAAATATCCTGAATGTGATTTTGTCTCATGGGACAGACCTTCAGCCAAACCATGTCCAAGTTGCGGATCGCTAATGATTGAAAAGCGGAACAAAAAGGGAGCACGATTGCAGTGTACTTCATGTGATCATCAGGAGCCGGTGGATGAACCGGATGACGAATCAGCAGATTAG
- the trmFO gene encoding FADH(2)-oxidizing methylenetetrahydrofolate--tRNA-(uracil(54)-C(5))-methyltransferase TrmFO, translating into MILTNEQQVTVIGAGLAGTEAAWQIASRGVRVKLYEMRPVVKTPAHHTDKFAELVCSNSLRANGLTNAVGVLKEEMRMLNSLVLSAADKHAVPAGGALAVDRDGFSGEITSTLHQHPLIEVVNEELTSLPEDGIVVVATGPLTSPALSEQIKALMGEEYFYFYDAAAPIIEKDSIDMNKVYLASRYDKGEAAYLNCPMTEEEFDVFYEALITAEVAQLKEFEKEIYFEGCMPIEVMMKRGKQTALFGPMKPVGLVNPHTGELPHAVVQLRQDNAAGTLYNLVGFQTHLKWGEQKRVFSLIPGLENAEFVRYGVMHRNTFINSPKLLLPTYQFKERPNLFFAGQMTGVEGYVESAASGLIAGMNAAKAALGQELVVLPVETTLGSMAQYITTADFKHFQPMNANFGLLPKLETKIRNKKEKNEALAQRALDGITSFAAAEGLTVPERV; encoded by the coding sequence ATGATTTTGACGAATGAACAACAAGTAACCGTTATTGGTGCCGGGCTGGCAGGAACAGAAGCGGCCTGGCAGATTGCAAGTCGCGGCGTACGCGTAAAATTATACGAGATGAGACCTGTTGTGAAAACGCCAGCTCATCATACGGATAAATTTGCAGAACTGGTATGTAGCAATTCGCTGCGTGCGAATGGATTGACCAATGCAGTGGGTGTGTTAAAAGAAGAAATGAGAATGCTCAATTCTCTTGTATTGTCAGCAGCAGATAAACATGCGGTTCCCGCAGGTGGGGCACTTGCTGTGGACCGGGATGGATTTTCAGGTGAGATTACATCCACGTTGCACCAGCATCCGCTCATCGAAGTGGTGAATGAGGAACTAACCTCTTTGCCGGAAGATGGCATCGTTGTTGTTGCAACGGGGCCGCTGACTTCACCTGCATTGTCTGAGCAAATCAAGGCACTAATGGGGGAAGAGTATTTCTACTTCTATGACGCAGCTGCACCGATCATCGAAAAAGATTCAATTGATATGAATAAAGTGTATCTGGCTTCCCGTTATGATAAGGGTGAAGCGGCATATCTGAACTGTCCGATGACAGAAGAAGAGTTTGATGTCTTCTATGAAGCTCTCATTACTGCTGAAGTCGCTCAATTAAAAGAGTTTGAGAAAGAAATCTACTTTGAAGGCTGTATGCCAATCGAAGTGATGATGAAACGCGGAAAACAGACGGCTCTGTTTGGTCCAATGAAACCGGTAGGTCTGGTTAATCCTCATACAGGAGAGTTGCCACATGCGGTTGTTCAGCTTAGACAGGACAATGCAGCTGGAACCCTGTATAACTTGGTGGGCTTCCAAACGCATCTGAAGTGGGGAGAACAGAAACGTGTCTTTTCTCTTATTCCTGGACTTGAAAATGCAGAATTTGTTCGTTATGGCGTAATGCACCGAAATACATTTATTAACTCTCCTAAACTGCTTCTTCCGACGTATCAGTTTAAAGAGCGTCCTAACCTGTTCTTTGCAGGTCAGATGACGGGTGTAGAAGGATATGTGGAATCTGCTGCATCAGGGCTGATTGCCGGCATGAACGCAGCCAAAGCAGCACTTGGGCAGGAACTGGTGGTATTGCCGGTAGAAACAACACTTGGCAGTATGGCTCAGTATATTACAACTGCTGACTTCAAGCACTTCCAACCAATGAACGCAAACTTTGGTTTGTTGCCGAAGCTTGAAACGAAGATCCGTAACAAAAAGGAAAAAAATGAAGCTCTTGCACAGCGTGCACTGGATGGCATCACTAGTTTTGCTGCGGCAGAAGGTCTAACTGTTCCAGAACGCGTATAA
- the hslV gene encoding ATP-dependent protease subunit HslV codes for MDMSFHATTICAVRHNGKAAIAGDGQVTMGQSVVMKNTAKKVRRLYRGQVVAGFAGSVADAITLFEKFEGKLEEHHGNLQRAAVELAKDWRQDRILRKLEALLIVMDKSGMLLISGGGEIIEPDDDVIAIGSGGNFALSAARALKRHAVNLEAKDIARESLQIASELCVYTNSNIIVEEL; via the coding sequence ATGGATATGTCATTTCATGCTACAACGATCTGTGCTGTTCGTCATAATGGTAAGGCAGCAATCGCAGGAGATGGTCAGGTGACCATGGGCCAAAGTGTTGTGATGAAGAATACAGCCAAGAAGGTAAGACGTTTGTACCGCGGACAGGTTGTTGCTGGCTTTGCTGGTTCTGTGGCGGATGCGATCACCCTGTTTGAGAAATTCGAAGGTAAGCTGGAGGAGCACCATGGTAACTTGCAGCGTGCCGCGGTAGAGCTTGCCAAGGATTGGCGTCAGGATCGGATCTTGCGTAAGCTTGAGGCGCTCTTGATTGTGATGGACAAATCAGGTATGCTGCTCATTTCAGGCGGCGGGGAGATTATCGAACCGGATGATGACGTTATTGCTATCGGATCAGGTGGAAACTTTGCCTTATCTGCTGCGCGTGCGTTGAAACGTCATGCAGTAAACCTGGAAGCGAAAGATATTGCGCGTGAATCGCTTCAGATTGCATCGGAGTTATGTGTATATACCAATAGTAATATTATTGTAGAAGAGTTATAA
- the hslU gene encoding ATP-dependent protease ATPase subunit HslU codes for MNTQALTPRQIVAELDKYIVGQKKAKKSVAVALRNRYRRSLLPEHTQDDIVPKNILMIGPTGVGKTEIARRLAKLVGAPFVKVEATKFTEVGYVGRDVESMVRDLIETSLRMVKLERTEKVKDKAEEAANERIVHILAPSQSKSKSQRNPFEMIFGNNGNNVQEQDEPEPDTGVAERRRKIKFDLLSGKLEDDIIEIDVEDTAPNMMDMFAGQGNDQMGMNMQEMFGSLLPRRTKKRKLAIKEARKVLTQEEAGKLIDMDDVTQESIRRAEQTGIIFIDEIDKVASQGRGSGPDVSREGVQRDILPIVEGSTVMTKYGPVKTDYILFMAAGAFHVAKPSDLIPELQGRFPIRVELSSLTLEEFVSILTEPQNALTKQYVDLLRTENIEIEFSDEAIREIAKLAESVNQNTENIGARRLHTILEKLLEDLSFEAPELTLERMVITPEYVREKLNDIALDRDLSQYIL; via the coding sequence ATGAATACTCAAGCGTTAACACCGAGACAGATTGTTGCAGAGCTTGACAAGTATATTGTAGGTCAAAAGAAAGCTAAAAAATCGGTAGCGGTAGCTCTTCGTAATCGTTATCGGCGTAGCCTTTTGCCTGAGCACACTCAGGACGACATTGTGCCTAAAAATATCTTGATGATTGGACCTACCGGTGTGGGTAAAACGGAAATCGCTCGTCGCCTCGCTAAACTGGTAGGTGCGCCATTTGTGAAAGTGGAAGCTACCAAGTTCACGGAAGTAGGTTACGTTGGCCGTGACGTTGAATCGATGGTGCGTGATCTGATTGAGACATCATTGCGGATGGTGAAGTTGGAGCGGACTGAAAAAGTGAAGGACAAAGCTGAAGAAGCCGCCAATGAGCGAATTGTACATATTTTGGCTCCTTCACAGTCTAAGTCCAAGAGTCAGCGTAATCCCTTTGAGATGATCTTTGGTAATAATGGCAACAACGTTCAGGAACAGGATGAGCCAGAACCGGATACTGGGGTTGCCGAACGCCGCCGTAAGATCAAGTTTGATCTGTTGTCCGGCAAGTTGGAGGATGACATCATTGAGATTGATGTCGAAGACACTGCGCCTAACATGATGGACATGTTTGCTGGACAAGGTAATGATCAGATGGGCATGAATATGCAGGAGATGTTTGGCAGCCTCTTACCTCGTCGTACGAAAAAGCGCAAGCTCGCTATTAAAGAAGCGCGCAAAGTGTTGACCCAGGAAGAAGCAGGCAAATTGATCGATATGGATGATGTTACACAAGAATCCATTCGTCGAGCAGAGCAGACAGGTATCATTTTCATAGATGAAATTGACAAGGTTGCCAGTCAAGGGCGCGGTAGCGGACCGGATGTATCCCGTGAGGGTGTACAACGTGACATATTGCCTATCGTAGAGGGCTCTACAGTAATGACGAAATATGGCCCTGTCAAAACGGATTATATCCTGTTTATGGCAGCTGGTGCATTCCATGTCGCCAAACCCTCTGATCTCATTCCCGAGCTTCAGGGACGCTTCCCAATTCGTGTGGAACTAAGCAGTCTAACACTGGAGGAGTTTGTATCCATTCTGACTGAACCCCAAAATGCACTGACCAAGCAGTATGTTGATCTGTTGCGGACAGAGAATATTGAGATTGAGTTCTCGGATGAGGCCATTCGCGAGATTGCCAAATTGGCTGAATCCGTCAATCAAAATACAGAAAATATAGGCGCTCGTCGATTGCATACGATTCTTGAAAAGCTTTTGGAGGATTTATCCTTTGAGGCACCTGAGCTTACACTGGAACGTATGGTTATCACTCCTGAGTATGTCCGGGAGAAATTAAATGATATTGCGCTTGATCGTGATTTGAGTCAGTATATCCTGTAA
- the flgB gene encoding flagellar basal body rod protein FlgB, protein MNLLNDISFKRLQGALDASNIRQRTIADNIANADTPYFKRSDVSFEEMLQGQMNGDMPVLKGKVTDARHFVIGPSSSVPTPVVNMDQSTSMNNNENNVDIDREMSLLAENQLRYNAYIQQVNEQIKIMRVGVEGR, encoded by the coding sequence GTGAATCTTTTAAACGATATCAGCTTTAAAAGATTGCAAGGTGCACTCGATGCGTCCAATATCAGACAACGAACAATTGCTGACAACATCGCGAACGCCGATACCCCGTATTTCAAGCGCTCCGACGTTTCTTTTGAAGAAATGTTGCAAGGGCAAATGAATGGAGATATGCCTGTTCTTAAGGGTAAAGTAACTGATGCAAGGCATTTTGTCATAGGTCCTTCCTCTTCCGTACCAACGCCAGTAGTTAATATGGACCAGTCAACTTCCATGAATAACAACGAAAACAATGTCGATATAGACAGAGAAATGAGTCTTCTGGCGGAGAATCAGTTGCGTTATAACGCTTATATTCAGCAAGTGAACGAACAAATTAAAATCATGCGTGTTGGAGTGGAAGGGAGATAA
- the flgC gene encoding flagellar basal body rod protein FlgC, protein MNISNSFSISSSALTAQRLRMDVISSNIANAETTRASVSNGEAVPYKRKMVVLEPNKTSFGTMLQNQMRGSGSGDGVRVTEIREDQSPLKPVYDPSHPDANAEGYVFMPNVDIAKEMVDMISASRSYEANVTALNSTKAMISKALEIGR, encoded by the coding sequence TTGAACATTAGTAATAGTTTTAGTATCAGTAGCTCAGCGCTGACAGCCCAACGGTTGCGGATGGACGTTATATCTTCCAACATTGCCAACGCAGAGACGACGCGCGCGAGCGTATCCAATGGTGAAGCGGTCCCTTACAAACGTAAAATGGTTGTGCTTGAGCCGAATAAAACGTCATTTGGTACGATGCTGCAAAATCAGATGAGAGGTAGCGGTTCAGGAGATGGCGTAAGAGTAACAGAGATTCGCGAGGATCAGTCACCTTTGAAGCCTGTGTATGACCCTTCTCATCCGGATGCAAACGCAGAAGGATATGTATTTATGCCTAATGTGGATATTGCGAAAGAAATGGTTGACATGATTTCTGCCTCGCGTTCCTATGAAGCAAACGTAACAGCACTGAATTCAACCAAAGCGATGATCTCCAAAGCTTTGGAGATTGGAAGATAA
- the fliE gene encoding flagellar hook-basal body complex protein FliE → MIQNNMFSTQGIQPLQMKSATESKPSTPAETIQSFGTYLQNALGSVAAQEAQSHEMSNQFLVGKANVDQVMIASEQALLSLQLTTQVRNKVVEAYQEVMRTQL, encoded by the coding sequence ATGATTCAGAACAACATGTTTAGCACACAGGGGATACAACCGCTACAGATGAAGAGTGCAACCGAAAGTAAGCCTTCTACACCAGCCGAAACCATTCAGAGCTTCGGTACATACTTACAGAATGCATTAGGGTCCGTTGCAGCACAGGAGGCTCAATCGCATGAAATGTCGAATCAATTTTTGGTCGGCAAAGCGAATGTGGATCAGGTGATGATTGCTTCAGAACAGGCCTTGTTAAGCCTACAACTCACAACTCAAGTCCGAAACAAAGTGGTCGAAGCATACCAGGAAGTTATGCGAACGCAGTTATAA